One region of Jatrophihabitans cynanchi genomic DNA includes:
- the mnhG gene encoding monovalent cation/H(+) antiporter subunit G, producing MRQTAVIVLCAIGVFFSFTGALGILRMPDVYTRIQCSTKTVTMGALPVLIALAVAEGPLTAFGGRALFVGVLLLVISPATSHALARAAYKTDVPMWSGAVADEPREDDK from the coding sequence ATGAGGCAGACAGCAGTCATCGTGCTGTGCGCGATCGGGGTGTTCTTCTCCTTCACCGGCGCGCTCGGGATCTTGCGAATGCCGGACGTGTACACCCGCATCCAGTGCTCGACCAAGACCGTCACGATGGGCGCGCTCCCCGTGCTGATCGCCCTCGCGGTCGCCGAGGGGCCGCTGACGGCGTTCGGCGGGCGGGCCCTGTTCGTCGGGGTGCTGCTGCTCGTGATCAGCCCGGCCACGAGTCATGCGTTGGCTCGCGCCGCTTACAAGACCGACGTCCCGATGTGGAGCGGCGCGGTGGCCGACGAGCCCCGCGAGGACGACAAGTGA
- a CDS encoding enolase C-terminal domain-like protein: MRIGEISASVYRFPTPEPEADGTLQWDATTAVVVQARAGDVTGLGWTYSTAAAVDVIADHLAGAVTGLDTTDVPRCFEAMRRACRNLGSKGLVMQAISAVDIALWDLAARTLDVPVTALLGRARDRVPVYGSGGFTTMSDGELRDQVEAWAAAGCVAMKIKIGESWGDRPDRDLARVRTLRECAGPDVALMVDANGGYRRAQARRVGAELDELGVVWFEEPVSSDDLQGLASVRDAVRCDVAAGEYAADVYDASGLCPVVDCLQLDATRCGGYTGFLRGAAIAAAHNLDVSGHCAPALHAPVAAAVVNLRHVEWFADHARLEPLLVDGVPAVEGGAMIPNTSQGHGLVLRPDARQWRTR, encoded by the coding sequence ATGAGGATCGGCGAGATCAGCGCCTCGGTGTACCGGTTCCCGACGCCCGAGCCGGAGGCCGACGGGACGCTGCAGTGGGACGCCACCACTGCCGTGGTCGTCCAGGCGCGCGCGGGAGACGTGACCGGGCTCGGCTGGACCTACAGCACCGCGGCCGCCGTCGACGTGATCGCCGACCACCTGGCCGGCGCGGTCACCGGACTGGACACCACCGACGTCCCGCGCTGCTTCGAGGCGATGCGGCGCGCCTGTCGCAACCTGGGCAGCAAGGGCCTGGTGATGCAGGCGATCAGCGCCGTCGACATCGCGCTCTGGGACCTTGCCGCACGCACCCTGGACGTGCCGGTCACCGCGCTGCTCGGCCGCGCTCGCGACCGAGTACCGGTCTACGGCTCGGGCGGCTTCACCACCATGTCCGACGGCGAGTTGCGGGACCAGGTCGAGGCCTGGGCCGCGGCCGGCTGCGTGGCGATGAAGATCAAGATCGGCGAGTCGTGGGGCGACCGCCCGGACCGCGATCTCGCCCGGGTGCGCACGCTGCGCGAGTGCGCCGGACCGGACGTCGCCCTGATGGTCGACGCCAACGGCGGGTACCGGCGGGCGCAGGCGCGGCGGGTCGGCGCCGAACTCGACGAGCTCGGCGTGGTCTGGTTCGAGGAGCCGGTGAGCAGTGACGACCTGCAGGGGCTGGCGTCCGTCCGCGACGCGGTGCGCTGCGACGTCGCCGCGGGCGAGTACGCCGCCGACGTGTACGACGCGTCCGGGCTGTGCCCCGTCGTCGACTGCCTGCAACTGGACGCGACCCGCTGCGGCGGCTACACCGGCTTCCTGCGCGGGGCCGCGATCGCCGCCGCGCACAACCTGGACGTCTCCGGTCACTGCGCGCCGGCACTGCACGCGCCGGTCGCCGCAGCCGTGGTGAACCTGCGCCACGTGGAGTGGTTCGCCGACCACGCTCGCCTGGAACCCCTGCTCGTCGACGGCGTGCCGGCCGTCGAGGGCGGCGCCATGATCCCGAACACCTCCCAGGGGCACGGTCTCGTGCTCCGTCCCGACGCCCGACAGTGGCGGACCCGATAG
- a CDS encoding gluconate 2-dehydrogenase subunit 3 family protein: MSARFPGFDVLSQSKHWDHTTAGVVLERLAPLTQLAFFTAIEAATARPLLDLLLGQHDEPVVPVLELIDTRLARGETDGWHYDDMPEDADVWRQTLAWLNADAEAAHHLPFARAGVDVQRELIQVVQDLAQDGKKWHDYPAGHVWSLWTRYGCTAFYSHPVAWNEIGFGGPAYPRGYLNLGVDRLEHWEVRDAGAERG, from the coding sequence ATGAGCGCGCGCTTTCCCGGCTTCGACGTACTCAGCCAGAGCAAGCACTGGGACCACACGACCGCCGGGGTGGTACTGGAGCGGCTCGCCCCGCTCACCCAGTTGGCGTTCTTCACCGCGATCGAGGCCGCCACTGCCCGTCCGCTGCTCGACCTGCTGCTGGGCCAGCACGACGAGCCGGTCGTGCCGGTGCTGGAACTGATCGACACGCGACTGGCACGCGGCGAGACCGACGGCTGGCACTACGACGACATGCCCGAGGACGCCGACGTGTGGCGTCAGACGCTGGCCTGGCTGAACGCAGATGCGGAGGCCGCGCACCACCTGCCGTTCGCACGGGCCGGTGTGGACGTGCAGCGCGAACTCATCCAGGTGGTGCAGGACCTCGCGCAGGACGGCAAGAAGTGGCACGACTACCCGGCCGGTCACGTGTGGAGCCTGTGGACGCGGTACGGCTGCACCGCCTTCTACTCACACCCGGTGGCGTGGAACGAGATCGGCTTCGGCGGCCCGGCGTACCCGCGCGGCTATCTGAATCTGGGCGTCGACCGGCTGGAGCACTGGGAGGTTCGTGACGCCGGGGCGGAGCGCGGATGA
- a CDS encoding HAD family hydrolase has product MPGDDRAGVLFDVDGTLVDTPYLHAVCWAEALRQSGHPVPMATVHRAIGMGSDELLDHLLGEDRDRSADDELDTAHLTLYKQFWGRLLPLPGAADVLRSCSGRGLDTVLASSASDEELSALRSALDADDAITAATSSSDAGSGKPAPDILQAALDQSGLAPERVAFVGDAVWDGQAAARAGVVFVGVTCGGTSEAELRENGAVEVWRDPADLLAHLDHSVLGRLGAR; this is encoded by the coding sequence GTGCCCGGCGATGACCGTGCCGGCGTCCTGTTCGACGTAGACGGCACCCTCGTCGACACCCCGTACCTGCACGCGGTGTGCTGGGCGGAGGCGCTGCGGCAGTCCGGCCACCCGGTGCCGATGGCGACGGTGCACCGCGCCATCGGCATGGGATCGGACGAGCTGCTCGATCACCTGCTGGGCGAGGACCGCGACCGGTCGGCCGACGACGAGTTGGACACCGCGCACCTGACGCTCTACAAGCAGTTCTGGGGCCGGCTGCTGCCGCTGCCGGGCGCTGCCGACGTGCTGCGCAGCTGCTCCGGGCGCGGGCTCGACACCGTCCTCGCGTCGTCCGCCTCCGACGAGGAGCTGTCCGCGCTGCGCTCGGCGCTCGATGCCGACGACGCGATCACCGCCGCGACCAGCTCGTCCGACGCGGGCTCGGGCAAGCCCGCCCCGGACATCCTGCAGGCGGCGCTGGACCAGTCCGGCCTGGCGCCGGAGCGGGTCGCCTTCGTCGGCGACGCGGTCTGGGACGGGCAGGCCGCCGCCCGCGCAGGGGTCGTGTTCGTGGGCGTGACGTGCGGCGGCACCAGCGAGGCCGAGCTGCGCGAGAACGGCGCGGTCGAGGTGTGGCGCGACCCGGCCGACCTGCTCGCGCACCTCGACCACAGCGTGCTCGGCCGGCTGGGCGCGCGATGA
- a CDS encoding MnhB domain-containing protein — translation MSSPSAIEHARQEPHAGEEKHRWWLGLAFTLAVGAVFVIGFTDLPREGAALPAVARHAMQIALPVWGQNEVVSEIVYGSRGFDTFGETFLLLAAVVAVTTLARPREPRAQYVGEASAGRDAESRYGGGDGGSGSQSQARRAEREESEDTREAPADADQEPLGTRAPERAVAMTLVVRLGARIAALILAVASIYLAAWGYTPGGGFPAGAAIAGVLILLYAAFGHRALSGAVRPGVLEPIELLGASAIIAIGLFGLLFKGSLFANFLTLAQPGTIRAGGTNQLYSGSELIEVATGLIIAVFSLLGMRHDWAADDADGDEGDAARDDASGAR, via the coding sequence GTGAGTTCTCCGAGCGCGATCGAGCACGCGCGCCAGGAGCCGCACGCCGGTGAGGAGAAGCATCGGTGGTGGCTCGGCCTGGCGTTCACACTCGCCGTCGGTGCCGTGTTCGTGATCGGCTTCACCGACCTGCCCCGCGAGGGCGCTGCGCTGCCTGCGGTGGCGCGCCACGCGATGCAGATCGCGCTGCCGGTGTGGGGGCAGAACGAGGTGGTCAGCGAGATCGTCTACGGCTCGCGTGGTTTCGACACGTTCGGGGAGACCTTCCTGCTGTTGGCAGCGGTGGTCGCGGTGACCACCCTGGCGCGACCACGCGAGCCGCGTGCCCAGTACGTCGGCGAGGCGAGCGCCGGGCGCGACGCCGAGTCGCGGTACGGCGGTGGCGACGGCGGCTCCGGATCGCAGTCGCAGGCGCGGCGCGCCGAGCGGGAGGAGTCCGAGGACACTCGCGAGGCTCCGGCGGACGCCGATCAGGAGCCACTCGGTACGCGTGCTCCCGAACGGGCCGTGGCGATGACCCTGGTCGTGCGGCTCGGCGCCCGGATCGCCGCGCTGATCCTCGCCGTCGCCTCGATCTACCTTGCCGCATGGGGCTATACGCCGGGCGGCGGCTTCCCGGCCGGGGCGGCGATCGCCGGGGTGCTGATCTTGCTGTACGCCGCGTTCGGGCACCGGGCCCTCAGCGGTGCGGTGCGGCCGGGCGTGCTCGAACCGATCGAGCTGCTCGGTGCGTCCGCGATCATCGCGATCGGGCTGTTCGGCCTGCTGTTCAAGGGATCGCTCTTCGCGAACTTCCTGACGCTGGCGCAGCCCGGCACGATTCGCGCGGGTGGCACGAACCAGTTGTACTCCGGCAGCGAGCTGATCGAGGTGGCAACCGGGCTGATCATCGCCGTCTTCAGCCTGCTCGGCATGCGGCACGACTGGGCCGCCGACGATGCTGACGGTGACGAGGGCGACGCGGCCAGGGACGACGCGAGCGGTGCGCGATGA
- a CDS encoding Dps family protein, whose protein sequence is MATARKLAPRSLAYTVPGLSDKDAKTVIALLQDRLNALNDLALTLKHVHWNVVGPNFIAVHTMLDPQVDAVRLMVDETAERIATLGASPSGTPGALVAQRSWDDYGIGRADAIDHMGALNVVYAGVIEAHRDAIEKTEEPDPVTQDMLIGQAAQLEQFHWFVRAHLENAAGRLTTGRARTEKAAARRARR, encoded by the coding sequence ATGGCAACCGCACGAAAGCTCGCTCCGCGCTCGCTCGCGTACACCGTGCCGGGCCTGTCCGACAAGGACGCCAAGACCGTGATCGCGCTGTTGCAGGACCGGCTCAACGCGTTGAACGACCTCGCCCTCACGCTCAAGCACGTGCACTGGAACGTGGTCGGCCCCAACTTCATCGCGGTGCACACGATGCTCGACCCGCAGGTCGACGCGGTCCGGCTGATGGTCGACGAGACCGCTGAGCGCATCGCCACCCTCGGCGCGTCGCCGTCCGGCACGCCCGGGGCACTGGTCGCGCAGCGCAGCTGGGACGACTACGGCATCGGCCGTGCCGACGCGATCGATCACATGGGCGCGCTGAACGTGGTCTACGCCGGTGTCATCGAGGCCCACCGCGACGCGATCGAGAAGACCGAGGAGCCCGACCCGGTCACGCAGGACATGCTCATCGGACAGGCCGCGCAGCTCGAGCAGTTCCACTGGTTCGTCAGGGCACACCTGGAGAACGCGGCGGGCAGGCTCACGACCGGTCGGGCACGCACCGAGAAGGCGGCGGCCCGCCGTGCCCGGCGATGA
- a CDS encoding sodium:proton antiporter, giving the protein MIVVNYLAAAAIFCLGLYTVLTRRDLVKIVMGLSLMEASTYLLIASLAYRKKATAPVLTSPPSGTSQQDLVRGTVSDPVLQNFCLTAIIIGVAVSAVFLTVVVRVTQHYRTVDADELTALHG; this is encoded by the coding sequence ATGATCGTCGTCAACTATCTCGCCGCCGCCGCCATCTTCTGCCTCGGCCTGTACACCGTGCTCACCCGCCGCGACCTGGTCAAGATCGTCATGGGGCTCTCACTGATGGAGGCGTCCACCTACCTGCTGATCGCCTCGCTCGCGTACCGCAAGAAGGCAACCGCACCGGTGCTCACCAGCCCACCGAGCGGCACGAGCCAGCAGGACCTGGTGCGCGGTACCGTCTCCGACCCGGTGCTGCAGAACTTCTGCCTCACCGCGATCATCATCGGGGTCGCGGTCAGTGCGGTCTTCCTCACCGTCGTCGTGCGCGTCACGCAGCACTACCGCACCGTCGACGCCGACGAGCTGACGGCGTTGCACGGGTGA
- a CDS encoding Na+/H+ antiporter subunit E, protein MITRLLALFVWAYGVWLLLTWTVTFEQLVFGGLLAAVVACALAPLGEVARPWRLLDPRILFAVLRLLVVSLGRIVRANVELARRIWTPSLPLASGMIIVPTSMRTDGGVGGTGLITSLIVDNQLADLDRRRNELQFHAVTVPDGDAAAKGAAITEPTERLLAPILRRGR, encoded by the coding sequence ATGATCACCCGGCTGCTCGCGCTGTTCGTCTGGGCCTACGGCGTATGGCTGCTGTTGACCTGGACCGTGACGTTCGAGCAGTTGGTCTTCGGCGGCCTGCTCGCCGCCGTCGTGGCGTGCGCGCTTGCGCCGCTCGGTGAGGTCGCCCGGCCGTGGCGGCTGCTCGACCCGCGGATCCTGTTCGCCGTGCTGCGCCTGCTGGTTGTCTCGCTCGGCCGCATCGTCCGCGCCAATGTCGAGCTGGCCCGGCGGATCTGGACGCCGAGCCTGCCGCTCGCCTCGGGCATGATCATCGTGCCCACCTCGATGCGGACCGACGGCGGGGTGGGCGGCACCGGGCTGATCACCTCGCTGATCGTCGACAACCAGCTTGCCGACCTGGACCGGCGCAGGAACGAGCTGCAGTTCCACGCGGTCACGGTCCCGGACGGTGACGCCGCGGCCAAGGGCGCGGCGATCACCGAGCCGACCGAGCGGTTGCTCGCACCCATCCTGCGGAGGGGCCGGTGA
- a CDS encoding thiamine pyrophosphate-requiring protein, translating into MADTVADVLLKRLREWGVRQVFGYPGDGINGLLAAWGRANNDPQFVQARHEEMAAFEAVGFAKFSGGIGVCAATSGPGAIHLLNGLYDAKLDHVPVVAIVGQTERSAMGGSYQQEVDLLSLYKDVCSDYVQMCTVPEQLPNLIDRAMRIAQAEMAPTCLIFPSDVLELPYEPPGHAFKEVPSSLGVYEATADPDSDGLRAAADLLNAGKRPALLIGQGARGCVEELTEVADLLGAGAAKALLGKDVLPDTLPWVTGSIGLLGTMASDHMMKQCDTLLTVGSNFPYTQFMPDLDQARAVQIDRSAKWIGMRYPYEVNLVGDAKKTLRALIPLLERKSDRGWREELERHVSRWWTIAERRAMTDAEPINPMRIFHELSTRLPSNAIVAADSGSAANWYARHLKFHGDVRGSLSGNLATMGPGVPYVIGAKWAHPDRPAIAFAGDGAMQMNGLAELITITRYWEQWADPRLIVAVLHNNDLNQVTWEMRAMEGAPKFTESQTLPDVDYAAFARSIGLKAINVDTPAQLGPAWESALAADRPTVLDVLCDANVPPIPPHATLEQAKDTAAALLHGDEDAWGIVKEGVKQKVQQYLPGEKGESN; encoded by the coding sequence ACGATCCCCAGTTCGTGCAGGCCCGGCACGAGGAGATGGCCGCGTTCGAAGCGGTCGGCTTCGCCAAGTTCAGCGGCGGCATCGGGGTCTGCGCGGCGACGAGCGGCCCGGGCGCGATCCACCTGCTGAACGGCCTGTACGACGCCAAACTCGACCACGTGCCGGTTGTCGCGATCGTCGGCCAGACCGAGCGAAGCGCCATGGGTGGCTCGTACCAGCAGGAGGTCGACCTGCTGTCGCTGTACAAGGACGTGTGCAGCGACTACGTGCAGATGTGCACGGTTCCCGAGCAACTGCCCAACCTGATCGACCGAGCGATGCGGATCGCGCAGGCCGAGATGGCCCCGACCTGCCTGATCTTCCCGTCGGACGTGCTGGAACTGCCGTACGAGCCACCGGGTCACGCCTTCAAAGAGGTGCCGTCCAGCCTCGGCGTCTACGAGGCGACGGCGGACCCGGACTCGGACGGGCTGCGCGCCGCGGCCGACCTGCTCAACGCCGGCAAGCGCCCGGCGCTCCTGATCGGCCAGGGCGCGCGCGGCTGCGTCGAGGAGCTGACCGAGGTCGCCGATCTGCTCGGTGCCGGCGCGGCGAAGGCCCTGCTGGGCAAGGACGTGCTGCCCGACACGCTGCCCTGGGTGACCGGCTCCATCGGGTTGCTCGGCACCATGGCGAGCGACCACATGATGAAGCAGTGCGACACCCTGCTGACCGTCGGGTCGAACTTCCCGTACACCCAGTTCATGCCCGACCTGGACCAGGCCCGCGCGGTGCAGATCGACCGCTCCGCCAAGTGGATCGGCATGCGCTACCCGTACGAGGTGAACCTCGTCGGCGACGCCAAGAAGACGCTGCGCGCGCTCATCCCGCTGCTAGAGCGCAAGAGCGACCGCGGCTGGCGCGAGGAACTCGAGCGGCACGTGAGCCGCTGGTGGACGATCGCCGAGCGGCGCGCGATGACCGACGCCGAGCCGATCAACCCGATGCGGATCTTCCACGAGCTGTCCACCCGGCTGCCGTCGAACGCGATCGTGGCCGCCGACTCCGGCAGCGCGGCCAACTGGTACGCGCGGCACCTGAAGTTCCACGGCGACGTGCGCGGCTCGCTGTCCGGAAACCTCGCGACGATGGGCCCCGGCGTGCCGTACGTGATCGGCGCGAAGTGGGCGCACCCGGACCGGCCGGCGATCGCGTTCGCGGGCGACGGCGCGATGCAGATGAACGGCCTCGCCGAGCTGATCACGATCACGCGCTACTGGGAGCAGTGGGCCGACCCGCGGCTGATCGTCGCCGTCCTGCACAACAACGACCTGAACCAGGTCACCTGGGAGATGCGGGCGATGGAGGGCGCGCCGAAGTTCACCGAGTCGCAGACGCTGCCCGACGTGGACTATGCCGCGTTCGCGCGCAGTATCGGGCTCAAGGCGATCAACGTCGACACCCCGGCCCAGCTCGGCCCGGCCTGGGAGAGTGCGCTCGCCGCCGACCGGCCGACCGTGCTCGACGTGCTGTGCGACGCGAACGTCCCGCCGATCCCGCCGCACGCGACGCTCGAGCAGGCCAAGGACACCGCCGCGGCGCTGCTGCACGGCGACGAGGACGCCTGGGGGATCGTCAAGGAGGGCGTCAAGCAGAAGGTGCAGCAGTACCTGCCGGGCGAGAAGGGTGAGAGCAACTGA
- a CDS encoding GMC family oxidoreductase, translating to MSTRYSYAKVRRRNESAWLLPNDGTRTNHALRRDMRTYADGDEVDLVIVGAGAGGSVLTQRLARAGWRIVCLDAGPFWDPDKDWSSDERGAHVLYWTEPRLIGGSDPVPLGSNNSGRGVGGSMVHYAGYVPRLHPSDFATYTNNGVGADWPISYGELRTSYEDIEAELPVAGQDWPWGDPHSYDHHAHPVGGNGEVFLRGAKALGVQARVGPVAIPNGRFGNRSHCIYRGFCLQGCKVNAKASPLITHVPDALAHGAEIRANCHVSRIHVDPRTNRATGVTYLRDGVEHLQRAKAVVVAGYSIETPRLMLLSATDAHPDGLGNDHDQLGRYLMVQGAPQTAGRFAEEIRMFKAPPPEVTSEQFYEDDPGKPYRRGFSIQNVSPLPITWAEHVSAQGHWGKDLRELMSDYVHWATLGALCEFLPLPQNRVTLAEEKDRHGLPVAHFSYSQCDNDKLLLKAAQGVMEDLLKAAGAEQVMTITRNAHLVGGARMARTAESGVVDSEHRVFGVDRLYVADGSVLPTQGSANPALTIMALAARLADKMIAHGRAA from the coding sequence ATGAGCACGCGCTACAGCTACGCGAAGGTGCGCCGGCGCAACGAGTCGGCGTGGCTGCTGCCCAACGACGGCACCCGCACCAACCACGCGCTGCGCCGTGACATGCGCACCTACGCCGACGGCGACGAGGTCGACCTGGTGATCGTCGGCGCAGGCGCCGGCGGCAGCGTGCTCACCCAGCGACTTGCCCGCGCCGGCTGGCGGATCGTGTGCCTGGACGCCGGCCCGTTCTGGGATCCGGACAAGGACTGGAGCAGCGACGAGCGCGGCGCCCATGTCCTGTACTGGACCGAGCCGCGGCTGATCGGCGGCAGCGACCCGGTGCCGCTCGGCTCGAACAACTCCGGGCGCGGCGTGGGCGGCTCGATGGTGCACTACGCCGGCTACGTGCCGCGGCTGCACCCGTCCGACTTCGCGACCTACACCAACAACGGTGTCGGCGCGGACTGGCCGATCAGCTATGGCGAACTGCGCACCAGCTACGAGGACATCGAGGCCGAACTGCCCGTCGCCGGGCAGGACTGGCCCTGGGGCGACCCGCACAGCTACGACCACCACGCGCACCCGGTCGGCGGGAACGGTGAGGTGTTCCTGCGCGGCGCGAAGGCGCTCGGGGTGCAGGCGCGCGTGGGCCCGGTGGCGATTCCCAACGGCCGCTTCGGCAACCGCTCGCACTGCATCTACCGGGGCTTCTGCCTGCAGGGCTGCAAGGTCAACGCGAAGGCCAGCCCGCTGATCACGCACGTTCCCGACGCGCTCGCACACGGTGCCGAGATCCGCGCCAACTGCCACGTCAGCCGGATTCACGTCGACCCGCGCACCAACCGGGCCACCGGCGTCACGTACCTGCGCGACGGTGTGGAACACCTGCAGCGCGCCAAGGCGGTCGTCGTCGCCGGCTACTCCATCGAGACGCCGCGGCTGATGCTGCTCAGCGCCACCGACGCGCATCCGGACGGGCTGGGCAACGACCACGACCAGCTCGGCCGCTACCTCATGGTGCAGGGCGCGCCGCAGACCGCGGGGCGCTTCGCCGAGGAGATCCGGATGTTCAAGGCGCCCCCGCCCGAAGTCACCAGCGAGCAGTTCTACGAGGACGATCCGGGCAAGCCGTACCGCCGCGGCTTCTCCATCCAGAACGTCAGCCCGCTGCCGATCACCTGGGCCGAGCACGTGTCCGCCCAGGGACACTGGGGCAAGGACCTGCGCGAGCTGATGAGCGACTACGTGCACTGGGCCACCCTCGGCGCGCTGTGTGAGTTCCTTCCGCTGCCGCAGAACCGGGTCACGCTCGCCGAGGAGAAGGACCGGCACGGGCTACCCGTCGCGCACTTCTCCTACAGCCAGTGCGACAACGACAAGCTGCTGCTGAAGGCCGCGCAGGGCGTCATGGAGGACCTGCTCAAGGCCGCCGGAGCCGAGCAGGTCATGACCATCACCCGCAACGCACACCTGGTCGGCGGCGCGCGGATGGCACGCACCGCCGAGAGCGGCGTCGTCGACAGCGAGCACCGGGTGTTCGGCGTCGACCGGCTGTACGTCGCCGATGGCAGCGTGCTGCCCACGCAGGGCTCGGCCAACCCGGCATTGACGATCATGGCGTTGGCAGCACGGCTGGCCGACAAGATGATCGCGCACGGCAGGGCGGCGTGA
- a CDS encoding monovalent cation/H+ antiporter complex subunit F has translation MKDVYIAVCIAEVAIIGLLLVRLARGPSVSDRIVALNTISIQCALAVLFFAAFADRSFYLDVGLWMVSFSYLGALVWARYLERGLL, from the coding sequence GTGAAGGACGTCTACATCGCGGTGTGCATCGCCGAGGTTGCGATCATCGGGCTGCTCCTCGTCCGGCTGGCTCGTGGCCCGTCGGTCTCGGACCGCATCGTCGCGCTGAACACGATCTCCATCCAGTGCGCCCTCGCGGTGCTGTTCTTCGCCGCGTTCGCCGACCGCTCGTTCTATCTGGACGTGGGGCTGTGGATGGTGTCCTTCAGCTACCTCGGGGCTCTCGTCTGGGCCCGCTACCTGGAGCGAGGCCTGCTATGA
- a CDS encoding Na(+)/H(+) antiporter subunit B, giving the protein MTTFWVLDLLCLAALLASAVLVVKLRNLNGCVMALSALGTVLALLFVVLGAPDLANAEIIVGAIALPVLYLIAIGKIRADVRDRGELGEQEARQDSA; this is encoded by the coding sequence GTGACGACCTTCTGGGTGCTGGACCTGCTGTGCCTGGCGGCGTTGCTGGCCAGTGCCGTGCTCGTCGTCAAGCTGCGCAACCTCAACGGGTGCGTGATGGCGCTGTCCGCGCTCGGCACCGTCCTCGCCCTGCTGTTCGTCGTGCTCGGCGCGCCCGACCTCGCGAACGCCGAGATCATCGTCGGCGCGATCGCCCTGCCGGTGCTGTACCTCATCGCCATCGGCAAGATCCGTGCCGACGTCCGCGACCGTGGCGAACTCGGTGAGCAAGAGGCGAGGCAGGACTCCGCGTGA